Proteins found in one Mixophyes fleayi isolate aMixFle1 chromosome 8, aMixFle1.hap1, whole genome shotgun sequence genomic segment:
- the C8H3orf49 gene encoding putative uncharacterized protein C3orf49 homolog isoform X2: MERRQGSSGSLNLIKKGNTDKAFQQNKCNAVPAKGKSIVRWHGAVSTDLLKHNVLVPSNEPSSESDSGSLTTPDHKKRNFRQKMNVLLGKVIHSRVKEVKSVKFPCASRKDSPVLSQKLHQLPKIIQHLTLPRETAKRSGGRISQAEAETEQIVADNLIVRSKKTTRRVSVTSLPTGLQKGSYSSKKRHFALVRRKKKAVEKVKHQSEYTVGSLQMQVDDLIETIADKSSRLLAQRHEELRHCETLGDEILQSSKQFQRISKKNTQKYKFKNVCFPCICCCY, from the exons ATGGAACGTCGGCAAGGGTCATCGGGGTCTCTAAATCTAATCAAGAAAGGAAACACAGACAAAGCATTTCAACAGAACAAGTGTAACGCTGTCCCGGCAAAAGGAAAAAGCATTGTCAG GTGGCACGGAGCTGTCTCTACTGATCTACTGAAGCACAATGTCCTCGTCCCAAGTAATGAGCCGTCCAGCGAGAGTGACTCTGGGTCTCTCACAACCCCGGAccacaaaaagagaaactttaggCAGAAAATGAATGTGCTCTTGGGTAAAGTCATCCACTCCAGAGTAAAGGAAGTCAAGTCTGTTAAATTCCCCTGTGCTTCCAGGAAAGATTCCCCAGTGCTATCCCAAAAACTGCACCAGCTTCCTAAAATAATTCAGCACCTAACACTACCACGGGAAACAGCCAAAAGATCAGGGGGGAGGATTTCGCAAGCTG AGGCAGAGACGGAGCAGATCGTGGCGGACAACCTCATTGTGCGCTCCAAGAAAACAACAAGACGCGTCTCTGTCACCTCCTTGCCTACAGGGCTACAGAAG GGTTCATATTCATCTAAAAAGAGACACTTTGCGCTGGTGAGAAGGAAGAAGAAAGCTGTGGAGAAGGTGAAACACCAGTCGGAGTACACAGTGGGCAGTCTGCAAATGCAG GTGGATGATCTTATCGAAACGATAGCAGACAAGTCGAGCAGGCTCTTGGCACAGAGGCACGAGGAGCTACGTCACTGCGAGACTCTGGGAGATGAAATCCTTCAGTCTTCCAAGCAGTTCCAGAGGATCTCCAAAAAGAACACACaaaaatacaagtttaaaaatgtttgtttccctTGTATCTGCTGCTGTTACTAA
- the C8H3orf49 gene encoding putative uncharacterized protein C3orf49 homolog isoform X1 has translation MERRQGSSGSLNLIKKGNTDKAFQQNKCNAVPAKGKSIVRWHGAVSTDLLKHNVLVPSNEPSSESDSGSLTTPDHKKRNFRQKMNVLLGKVIHSRVKEVKSVKFPCASRKDSPVLSQKLHQLPKIIQHLTLPRETAKRSGGRISQAAILQLDVNVVEAETEQIVADNLIVRSKKTTRRVSVTSLPTGLQKGSYSSKKRHFALVRRKKKAVEKVKHQSEYTVGSLQMQVDDLIETIADKSSRLLAQRHEELRHCETLGDEILQSSKQFQRISKKNTQKYKFKNVCFPCICCCY, from the exons ATGGAACGTCGGCAAGGGTCATCGGGGTCTCTAAATCTAATCAAGAAAGGAAACACAGACAAAGCATTTCAACAGAACAAGTGTAACGCTGTCCCGGCAAAAGGAAAAAGCATTGTCAG GTGGCACGGAGCTGTCTCTACTGATCTACTGAAGCACAATGTCCTCGTCCCAAGTAATGAGCCGTCCAGCGAGAGTGACTCTGGGTCTCTCACAACCCCGGAccacaaaaagagaaactttaggCAGAAAATGAATGTGCTCTTGGGTAAAGTCATCCACTCCAGAGTAAAGGAAGTCAAGTCTGTTAAATTCCCCTGTGCTTCCAGGAAAGATTCCCCAGTGCTATCCCAAAAACTGCACCAGCTTCCTAAAATAATTCAGCACCTAACACTACCACGGGAAACAGCCAAAAGATCAGGGGGGAGGATTTCGCAAGCTG CAATTCTCCAACTGGATGTTAATGTTGTAGAGGCAGAGACGGAGCAGATCGTGGCGGACAACCTCATTGTGCGCTCCAAGAAAACAACAAGACGCGTCTCTGTCACCTCCTTGCCTACAGGGCTACAGAAG GGTTCATATTCATCTAAAAAGAGACACTTTGCGCTGGTGAGAAGGAAGAAGAAAGCTGTGGAGAAGGTGAAACACCAGTCGGAGTACACAGTGGGCAGTCTGCAAATGCAG GTGGATGATCTTATCGAAACGATAGCAGACAAGTCGAGCAGGCTCTTGGCACAGAGGCACGAGGAGCTACGTCACTGCGAGACTCTGGGAGATGAAATCCTTCAGTCTTCCAAGCAGTTCCAGAGGATCTCCAAAAAGAACACACaaaaatacaagtttaaaaatgtttgtttccctTGTATCTGCTGCTGTTACTAA
- the THOC7 gene encoding THO complex subunit 7 isoform X2 — MGSVTDDEVIRKRLLIDGDGAGDDRRINLLVKGFVKWCNSGSQEDGYAQYQRMLSTLSQCSFSMGKTLLVHDMNLREMENYEKIYNDIESSIAAAHEKIAECKKQILQAKRIRKNRQEYDALAKVIQHHPDRHETLKQLEALDKELKQLSHTKESVEDKLELRRKQFHVLLSTIHELQQTLENDEKLAEESQDSQMETETS, encoded by the exons ATGAAGTTATCCGCAAACGTCTCTTAATTGATGGCGATGGTGCTGGCGATGACCGAAGAATTAATCTACTGGTAAAAGGATTCGTAAAGTGGTGTAACTCTGGATCGCAGGAGGATGG GTACGCCCAGTATCAGCGGATGCTGAGCACTTTGTCTCAATGTTCATTTTCCATGGGAAAAACCCTTCTAGTCCATGACATGAACCTGCGTGAAATGGAGAACTATGAAAAGATCTACAATGACATTG AGAGCAGTATTGCAGCCGCCCATGAAAAAATCGCTGAGTGCAAAAAACAGATTTTGCAGGCCAAGCGTATCCGGAAGAACCGTCAAG AATATGATGCGTTAGCCAAAGTCATACAACATCACCCGGATCGCCACGAGACATTAAA GCAGCTTGAAGCACTGGACAAGGAGCTGAAGCAGCTATCTCACACCAAGGAGAGTGTGGAGGACAAG cTGGAATTAAGGAGGAAACAGTTCCATGTTTTGCTCAGTACCATTCACGAGCTCCAGCAGACTCTGGAAA ATGATGAGAAACTGGCTGAAGAATCTCAAGATTCACAAATGGAAACTGAAACTTCCTAG
- the THOC7 gene encoding THO complex subunit 7 isoform X1 translates to MGSVTDDEVIRKRLLIDGDGAGDDRRINLLVKGFVKWCNSGSQEDGYAQYQRMLSTLSQCSFSMGKTLLVHDMNLREMENYEKIYNDIAAEIPNRIQIDKKSSIAAAHEKIAECKKQILQAKRIRKNRQEYDALAKVIQHHPDRHETLKQLEALDKELKQLSHTKESVEDKLELRRKQFHVLLSTIHELQQTLENDEKLAEESQDSQMETETS, encoded by the exons ATGAAGTTATCCGCAAACGTCTCTTAATTGATGGCGATGGTGCTGGCGATGACCGAAGAATTAATCTACTGGTAAAAGGATTCGTAAAGTGGTGTAACTCTGGATCGCAGGAGGATGG GTACGCCCAGTATCAGCGGATGCTGAGCACTTTGTCTCAATGTTCATTTTCCATGGGAAAAACCCTTCTAGTCCATGACATGAACCTGCGTGAAATGGAGAACTATGAAAAGATCTACAATGACATTG CAGCTGAAATTCCAAATCGTATTCAAATTGACAAAA AGAGCAGTATTGCAGCCGCCCATGAAAAAATCGCTGAGTGCAAAAAACAGATTTTGCAGGCCAAGCGTATCCGGAAGAACCGTCAAG AATATGATGCGTTAGCCAAAGTCATACAACATCACCCGGATCGCCACGAGACATTAAA GCAGCTTGAAGCACTGGACAAGGAGCTGAAGCAGCTATCTCACACCAAGGAGAGTGTGGAGGACAAG cTGGAATTAAGGAGGAAACAGTTCCATGTTTTGCTCAGTACCATTCACGAGCTCCAGCAGACTCTGGAAA ATGATGAGAAACTGGCTGAAGAATCTCAAGATTCACAAATGGAAACTGAAACTTCCTAG